A segment of the Leptolyngbya sp. NIES-3755 genome:
TACTTAAATCGTCCCGGTGCATTCTCTCCAACTTCCACCACCGCGTAAACCAAATCGGGGTTCACACTCACAGCTAAGTTTGCCGGAATCGTCCAAGGTGTCGTCGTCCAGATCGCCACACCCAACTCACCCAAAAATGGATCGAGCGGCATCTGCAGCTCTTTCGACAAATTCAGCACTTCAAACGCAGCGTACAAGCTCCGAGAAGTATGACCTTCTGGATATTCCAATTCTGCTTCTGCGAGTGCTGTTTTAGAACTTGGACTCCAGTGAACAGGCTTTAATCCTCGATAGATATAGCCTTTGAGAACCATTTGCCCAAACACACCGATCTGAGCCGCTTCGTATTCTGGTTTCAAAGTCAAATAAGGATGATCCCAATCGCCCCAGACTCCGTAGCGTTTGAAGCTGGTCGCTTGTTGAGCAACTGTATCGATCGCGAAATCCCGCGCCTTTTGTCGCAGCGATAACGGGGTCAATTGGCGACGCTCTTCGGGCTTGAGAGTTTGTAGGACTTTTAGCTCGATCGGCAGTCCATGACAATCCCATCCAGGCACGTAGCGAACCTTTCGCCCTTTGAGCAATTGATACTTATTGATCGTGTCTTTCAGAATTTTGTTCAGTGCGTGACCGATGTGGAGTGCGCCATTTGCATAAGGCGGACCGTCATGCAGAATGAACTCTTCACCCGGATTCTCTTGCGACAGGTGTTCGTAAATCTGTTGCTCTGCCCAAAATTTTTGCAGTTCAGGCTCGCGTTTGACCGCATTGGCGCGCATATCAAACTTGGTTTGGGGCAGGTTCACGCTGTTTTTGTATGAACCGGGTTCTGTCGCAGTCATAAGAAAAGGGGCTAAAAATCACATATCCGTCTATTTTGTCAGGAATTTCGTCACTGTGGAGAGAAGCGCGAAATTTGTTTCGGATTTCCTGGGCAATTTAAATATGTCAGAATTGAGGAAAAAGTCATCAATCTCACCACTGCACAGGCAATCAAATCTGTTGAACTTTGCCAGAGACTCTCTGATTTGTATCGAGATATCTACTTATTTCGATTCAATCCGCTCACCGGAACGATATACATCTTGGCTCAAGAGAATATCGAACTCATCATTAGACAGAATGGAACTTGGGAGTTTATCAATGAAGCCGAATTTTGACGAAATGACCAGAGAAGAATTGAGAGCGTATATCTTTGAACATCGAGAAGACGACGAAGCACTCGCCGCGCTCATTCGTCGGCAAGATCCGAATGCAGTGAAGTATACGACGAACGACCCCGAAGAAATCAAGGAAATTCTGAGAAAGAAAATCGCGGGTGAAATCTAAACTTGTGAATCGACTTGAAGAATCTTTGCCATCCGATCGTGCAATGATCGCTCAGACTCCGCGATTTTTCCATCTGCCTTCGCAATTTCCCAAGCCAATGACAGCAGCAATTTTCGCTTAATTTCTGCCTTATCAGTCTTTTTCTCGTTCAACAAATTCTGATGAATCACATCCTCAAAAGTGGAAATATTGCCCATCACCGCCTGAACCCGTTGTCGATCGTGATCCTGAATTTGAGGATTTGCCAGCAGTTGATCGATCGCGGTCTTCTCTTCTTCGTCAAACACGCCATCGGCTTTCACCATCGGTAACGATGCCAGAATGACATCCGCAAGAAAACTACTCAAATTCCGAGCTTCCATCTGATTGAACGCATACATGGTGACACCAAAAGTTCCTGCACCGATAGCAAGTCCTAACGCGATCGGTGCTCCAACAGTTAACACACCATACGTCGAGGCACTCACCACCGTTTTCATACCAATCGCCGCTCGAACAGCTCCAGGAAGCTGTGTTGCAAAGGGAGTCCACCAAGCCGCAGGCATAAAAGCGGCAGTTGCAGCGTTAGACGCAATCACTCCACCGCCAATTCCTGCAATGCTCCCCGTGAATAGCGATGTTCCCACCTTTTGCCAAGGTTCTAAACTCTCTCGAACGGCTGCAATTTCTGACTCACTCAACGTAATTTTGCTGGCGGTATCACCATTGAAATAAACCGCTAACTCGACAAGTTGATAACTAAAACACCTGTTGAGTTCTTGAGACAAGTTCTTTCCTTGTTTGGCAAGTTCTTCACTCAAAGCCTCGATCTGAGGCATTGCTTTCTCAGAGACGGTCTGAATCTTCTTGGTTAGATCTCCCCAAGAATCGCCCATTTGTACTTTCAGCGTCAACACATCATCTTGCATCGCCTGAAAGTCGCCATTTCCATGAATTGTCTTGAAATTCCACACATAGTCTTCGTTGAGATTACTGACGAGATCTAAGGTCGCTAATGCTACTACGAGGGCAACCAGCAACGCGATCGGAGTCGTAACGATTCCAATTCCAGGGAAACCCGTGAATGGAATGAAAGAATGCGCCATGAATGTAAGAATGCTGCCTAGAACTATTGACATCCTCCCCACCTTAAACCTTGAGCCTACGGCTCTGCGGTTCTGAAGGTGGGGATTCCCCGGAGCTTTTGCGTCGCCTCCGAGTCGCTACAGCCTTGCGACTGTTGTTTCCTGCTTCATCGCACTCGCCTCCACTCCCAGAGAGCTTTGGTCTGACAGTCGCTCCACAGGCTGACACGGTATGTCCTACCGCCAAAATGTTTTTTGCCGCATTTTCGTCTCGGTCGTGGTGGGTGTTGCAACTTGGACAATCCCATTCCCGAATCTGTAACGGCAGTTTGCTCATGATGTGCCCACAGTTGGAGCATCGTTTAGAGCTTGGAAACCATGGGTCAATTTGAGCAAGATCCCGTCCGTACCAGTTCGACTTGTATTCCAACTGGCGTAACGCTTCCCCCCAACTGGCATCACTAATCGCTTGAGCTAACTTGTGATTGCCTAACATTCCTTTGACGTTCAACGTCTCAACCGCAATGACTTGGTTTTCGCGCACCAGTTGAGTCGTGATCTTATGCAGATTGTCTTGACGAATGTTGGCAATCTTCTCGTGCTGTTTTGCTAAAGCAATTCTGGCTTTGCGACGATTGTTCGAGCCTTTCTGCTTTCGGAAGAGCGCCTTGTTCAATCGTCTGAGCTTTTTCTGCGCCTTTCTGAGTGACTTCGGATTCTCAAACTTCTCACCGTTACTCGTCGTCACCAGCGAGGAGATCCCCATATCCAAACCCACTTGCTTGGCTGATTTAGGATTGGGCAGAATCTTCACATCACACAGAATCGACACAAACCATTTGCCCGCAGGAGTCAGCCTGATGGTGATTGAGGATGGACTAGCATTGTTTGGAAGTTGACGCGACCACTTAATACTGAGTGGTTCATCCGACTTCGCCATGAATAGTTGTCCATCTTTCAGGCTGAACGCAGACTTGGTAAACGTTGCAGAACCACCGTTCCGCTTCTTCTTGAAGTTGGGATACTTTGCCCGCTGCTCAAAGAAGTTTGTGAACGCAGTCTGCAAGTGTCTCAAGGTCTGCTGCAAGGGGACTGAGGACACATCCTTGAGAAACGCAAGGTCTTCCTGCTTCTTCCACTGGGTTAATGCAGCAGAAGTTTCCAGATAGCCAATCCGTTTTTGTTCCTGGTAGAACGACTCGGTTCTCATGGATAGCGCTCGGTTATAGACTAGCCGCACACAACCTACCGTCTGCCTGAGCAATGTTTCTTGCCCAGGCGTGGGGTATAGGCGATAGCGGAAGGCTTTTTCCATAGCGTGACCCAATCGATGTTTTACATCATAGCAGGAATTCTGTAAGGCATGATTAATTTGTACTAAGTTCTGAGAGAGGGCGTACCGCCACGCTTCGCAAGTGGCAGTTCCTCATCGATGCAATTAGCCTTAGATCGGCAAAGCAAAAGTGTGCATCAATTCGTCGCTGCCGCGCCTGATATCCCCAACCTGCTCACTCCGAAATGCGCTTCGCTGTTTCTCCGTTCGCTGAGGATGGGGTTTTACGGCGCTTCTGATAAAGCTGTAGTCAGATATTTACGAGTTTGCGAGTCTGGTGCTGAATCTTGATAAAGCAGAATGAGAATTTTGAGATATTTTGGCAATTGAGTTGCGCGAGATATTGCAAACCCTAACAGGCTTCCCAGTGCTGCCATCGCAAACGGCACGATCGCAGAGAAGAGTGCACTCACAGAAGACAGGATAACGGGCAAGATTAGAGAGATAATCGCTTGCGGTATCTGCGAAGCAGCGCAGAGCCATCAAGTTGAACATCAACCAAATCGACGATGATTGCGGTATCGTTCAGCCAGAATTTGCCAGACCTTTAATCGACGATTTGTCTGTTCTGCCACAATCCGCAAACTTGCCAGCATTTAATTGTATTGTCGCTGCTCGGCATCGAGCTTGACTTTCTTCGGTTGCTTCACAGGAGTACCACTCTGAGTGTGCAGTTTGGCGAGACCTTGATAGCCTTTGTCGGCTAAACACAACTACTGGGCAGCATCGGAATGCGGTGCGGTTTGAATAAACGGAAATCCTGCACTCGTCCTTTACCAAACGCGGTGCGGAGGATGCTGCCCCTGGCTTGATGCCCAACTTATGAATAGACTAGACATGCTATTTGACGACACCCCAGCTATCCGCAGATTGAGCCGCTGAGATCGCAGGACTCCATCGCCCCTGCGCCGATCGCTGCACCGCATCTGGGAAGGACTCATGATAAGCCGCTCGCACCTGAGCATTAACCGCCAGCGTTTTCACATCATACATCTGGGCTGCGACCTTGGGATAACACCCGATCGCAATAATTAGCCCCAGAAAACACACCGCAATAAAAATCTCACGGGGATTGGCATCCTTAAACTCTGCCTGCTCTGGCAAAACACAGTCTGTACCAAAACAGTTCGCCTCTTGGTTGCCCTGAGCTTTCAAATCGAGATCATTCAGATCACAGGCTGGCACTAGATCACACATCTGATCAGCGCTGGCTCCATGAAACACCTGCCGCACCATCGATAGCAGATAGATCGGGGTCAGAATCAACCCCACTGCCGCTAGAAAAACAGTCACCAGACGAAAGGACGAACCATAGATGTCCGTTGTTGCCAAGCCGACAAAGACCTCCAGTTCTCCGACAAACCCACTCATCCCAGGCAAAGCTAAAGATGCCATTGCCCCCGTCGTAAACAGGGCAAACACCGTAGGCATCGCCTGACCCAATCCACCCAACTGATTCATCATCATCGTGCGAGTACGATCGTAGGTCACGCCCGCCAAGAAAAACAACACCGACGCAATCAGCCCGTGAGACAGCATTTGCAGCATCGCCCCACTCACGCCTAAATCACTATAGGAAGCAATCCCCAGCAGCACAAATCCCATGTGAGAAACTGAGGAATAAGCTAACCGCCGCTTCATATTGGTCTGTGCAAAGGAGTTCAGCGCTCCATAGACGATGTTGACTACTCCTAAAATCGCTAACACTGGCGCAAAATACACATGGGCATGAGGCAACAGTTCCAAGTTCAACCGAATCAGCCCATATCCGCCCATCTTCAGTAACACCCCTGCCAGAACCATTGACACTGGAGAAGAAGCTTCGCCGTGGGTGTCCGCCAGCCAAGTATGAAAGGGAAAAATTG
Coding sequences within it:
- a CDS encoding putative transposase (similar to AA sequence:cyanobase_aa:tlr1489), with the translated sequence MEKAFRYRLYPTPGQETLLRQTVGCVRLVYNRALSMRTESFYQEQKRIGYLETSAALTQWKKQEDLAFLKDVSSVPLQQTLRHLQTAFTNFFEQRAKYPNFKKKRNGGSATFTKSAFSLKDGQLFMAKSDEPLSIKWSRQLPNNASPSSITIRLTPAGKWFVSILCDVKILPNPKSAKQVGLDMGISSLVTTSNGEKFENPKSLRKAQKKLRRLNKALFRKQKGSNNRRKARIALAKQHEKIANIRQDNLHKITTQLVRENQVIAVETLNVKGMLGNHKLAQAISDASWGEALRQLEYKSNWYGRDLAQIDPWFPSSKRCSNCGHIMSKLPLQIREWDCPSCNTHHDRDENAAKNILAVGHTVSACGATVRPKLSGSGGECDEAGNNSRKAVATRRRRKSSGESPPSEPQSRRLKV
- a CDS encoding NADH dehydrogenase subunit 4 (similar to AA sequence:cyanobase_aa:LBDG_04340), whose product is MIEQFPWLTAIVLLPLVAALFIPLVPDKSGKTVRWYALGVGMADFILMSYAFWQHYDASQTTFQLAEKVVWLPQLGLSWALSVDGISAPLVLLAGFVTTLSMFAAWQVDRRPRLFYALMLTLYAAQVGVFVAQDLMLFFIMWEVELVPVYLLVCIWGGQNRGYAATKFLMYTALASIFILVAALGMGFYGDTLTFDIAELGLKQFPLGLELFLYAGLLVAFGVKLAIFPFHTWLADTHGEASSPVSMVLAGVLLKMGGYGLIRLNLELLPHAHVYFAPVLAILGVVNIVYGALNSFAQTNMKRRLAYSSVSHMGFVLLGIASYSDLGVSGAMLQMLSHGLIASVLFFLAGVTYDRTRTMMMNQLGGLGQAMPTVFALFTTGAMASLALPGMSGFVGELEVFVGLATTDIYGSSFRLVTVFLAAVGLILTPIYLLSMVRQVFHGASADQMCDLVPACDLNDLDLKAQGNQEANCFGTDCVLPEQAEFKDANPREIFIAVCFLGLIIAIGCYPKVAAQMYDVKTLAVNAQVRAAYHESFPDAVQRSAQGRWSPAISAAQSADSWGVVK
- a CDS encoding hypothetical protein (similar to AA sequence:cyanobase_aa:PCC7424_4293), with the protein product MKPNFDEMTREELRAYIFEHREDDEALAALIRRQDPNAVKYTTNDPEEIKEILRKKIAGEI